A region of bacterium DNA encodes the following proteins:
- a CDS encoding baseplate J/gp47 family protein, with protein sequence MKSYSDIRDELIGKVAAKTPFTNFSTSSGIRNLLEIIAYVIASLYNFVFKVAQQGFLMTATGEWLDLRARECGVERLLGSKTQMWITFYRAPASNILTIPAGTIVKSRAESSGNEYRYSTIQAAVIPANETFVRVLAEAEVIGTCCNLGSVTV encoded by the coding sequence ATGAAATCGTACAGTGACATTCGCGATGAATTGATCGGGAAGGTGGCGGCGAAAACCCCGTTCACGAACTTCTCGACATCGAGTGGGATTCGCAACCTGCTCGAAATCATTGCCTATGTCATAGCGTCACTCTACAACTTCGTGTTCAAGGTCGCGCAGCAAGGATTTCTGATGACTGCCACTGGTGAGTGGCTCGATCTGCGTGCCCGCGAATGTGGTGTGGAGAGGTTACTCGGTAGCAAAACACAAATGTGGATCACGTTCTACCGTGCACCTGCGTCGAACATTCTTACCATACCAGCCGGAACAATCGTCAAAAGTCGCGCAGAATCCAGTGGAAATGAATATCGTTATTCTACGATCCAGGCAGCAGTAATCCCGGCAAATGAGACATTTGTTCGCGTGCTGGCAGAAGCCGAAGTGATCGGCACCTGCTGTAATCTCGGAAGTGTAACCGTTA